A single region of the Strigops habroptila isolate Jane chromosome 3, bStrHab1.2.pri, whole genome shotgun sequence genome encodes:
- the LRRC10 gene encoding leucine-rich repeat-containing protein 10, producing MGNSLKAIVAFVPSNECQKYLLEDLEEMPVDKMVDLSGSQLRRLPLHICSFRELVKLYLSDNNLNHLPPELEQLQNLQILALDFNNFKALPLVVCTLKQLCILYLGNNKLCSLPLELRLLQNLKTLWIESNCLQYLPEVVCELTLLKTLHAGSNALRSLPTQLRCLQELRTIWLSGNLLSEFPAVLLDMPFLEVIDVDRNSIRFFPSLAHLPGLKLVIYDHNPCRNAPKVAKGVRRVGRWSEETPEPRKRSGAVVEILPDERPSPPPAVKPELEAEPC from the coding sequence ATGGGCAACAGTCTGAAAGCCATAGTTGCTTTTGTGCCCTCCAACGAGTGCCAGAAGTACCTCCTGGAAGACCTAGAAGAGATGCCAGTGGATAAAATGGTGGATCTGAGCGGCAGCCAGCTGAGGCGGCTGCCTCTGCACATTTGCTCTTTTAGGGAACTGGTCAAGCTGTACCTGAGCGACAACAACCTGAACCATCTGCCCCCcgagctggagcagctgcaaaACCTGCAGATCCTGGCGCTGGACTTCAACAACTTCAAAGCGCTGCCCCTGGTCGTGTGCACGCTGAAGCAGCTGTGCATCCTCTACCTGGGCAACAAcaagctctgcagcctgccccTTGAGCTCCGGCTCCTGCAGAACCTCAAGACGCTCTGGATCGAGTCCAACTGCCTGCAGTACCTGCCCGAGGTGGTGTGCGAGCTGACCCTGCTCAAGACCCTGCACGCCGGCTCCAACGCGCTGCGCTCGCTGCCCACGCAGCTGCGGTGCCTGCAGGAGCTGCGCACCATCTGGCTGTCGGGCAACCTGCTGTCCGAGttccctgctgtgctcctggaCATGCCTTTCCTGGAGGTGATCGACGTGGATCGCAACTCCATCCGGTtcttccccagcctggctcACCTCCCAGGCCTGAAGTTGGTGATCTATGACCACAACCCCTGCAGGAACGCACCCAAAGTGGCCAAAGGGGTGCGCAGGGTGGGGAGGTGGTCAGAGGAGACTCCTGAACCCCGCAAGCGGTCCGGGGCAGTGGTAGAAATCCTGCCTGATGAGAGACCTTCACCACCTCCTGCTGTCAAGCCTGAGTTGGAAGCCGAGCCCTGCTGA